The following coding sequences lie in one Thalassoglobus polymorphus genomic window:
- a CDS encoding CinA family protein, which translates to MSEQPSLEDELQKTAEMFVSALRNRSVRIVFAESCTAGLLAATLSKIPGVSSSLCGSFVTYRNDSKSSWLGVSDEDLAAPEVGPVSETVARQMAQGALYKTPEADLAVSVTGHLGPDAPSQWDGIAFSGIATRSADSTSVTKFELRSQPEAGLSLRQTRQFDAALQVMRNALTHNSLCPGQAADC; encoded by the coding sequence ATGAGTGAGCAGCCGAGTCTGGAAGATGAGTTGCAGAAGACAGCTGAGATGTTTGTTTCAGCTCTGAGGAACCGTTCTGTCAGAATTGTTTTTGCGGAAAGTTGCACCGCAGGTTTGCTGGCTGCCACGCTTTCGAAAATTCCTGGAGTCTCAAGTTCTTTGTGTGGCTCATTCGTTACGTATCGAAACGATTCGAAAAGTTCTTGGTTAGGGGTGTCGGACGAAGACCTCGCTGCTCCCGAAGTTGGTCCGGTCTCGGAGACCGTGGCTCGCCAAATGGCGCAAGGAGCACTTTACAAAACGCCCGAAGCGGACCTTGCAGTCTCTGTGACAGGACATCTGGGGCCCGATGCTCCTTCTCAGTGGGATGGTATCGCCTTTTCTGGAATCGCAACTCGAAGTGCAGATTCGACGAGTGTCACCAAGTTTGAACTTCGTTCACAGCCAGAAGCGGGACTCAGCCTGCGACAGACCCGGCAGTTTGATGCCGCCTTGCAAGTGATGCGAAACGCTCTCACTCACAACTCGCTTTGCCCTGGTCAGGCTGCTGATTGTTGA
- a CDS encoding DUF444 family protein, translating into MARVIERNLRRFNEIVRGRIRKDLKRYVNHGEMLGRKGRETVSIPVPNIDIPHFQHGSKGSGGTGQGEGEVGQPIGSGQDEGDGTGIAGTEPGRHIREVEVSLDELAEILGDELELPNILPKGQDSIQSKKDKYNTISRTGPDSLRHFKRTYKQALKRQISSGTYNPDRPIIIPDREDERYRSWTSVPMPQANAAIIYIMDVSGSMTDEQKELVRIESFWIDTWLRSQYEGVQRRYVVHDAVAHEVDEDTFYRVRESGGTRISSAYEKAVSIISREFPAEEWNIYIFQFSDGDNWGEDSQESTQYLVENLLQVCNLFCYGQVRSPYGSGEFIKDLRKLEADFENLVLSEIDSKEGIYDSIKTFLGKGR; encoded by the coding sequence ATGGCTCGTGTGATCGAACGAAACCTGCGACGCTTCAATGAAATTGTGCGAGGACGGATTCGCAAGGATTTGAAACGCTACGTCAATCACGGTGAAATGCTTGGGCGTAAAGGACGCGAAACCGTGAGTATTCCGGTTCCGAACATCGACATCCCTCATTTCCAGCATGGTTCCAAAGGATCGGGAGGAACAGGGCAGGGGGAAGGTGAGGTCGGTCAACCTATTGGAAGTGGGCAAGATGAAGGAGATGGCACCGGGATCGCTGGGACTGAGCCCGGACGACACATCCGTGAAGTCGAAGTTTCTCTGGATGAACTTGCAGAGATACTCGGGGACGAACTCGAACTGCCGAATATTCTTCCGAAAGGCCAGGATTCGATTCAATCCAAGAAAGACAAGTACAACACCATCTCGCGAACTGGGCCAGACTCGCTCCGACATTTCAAAAGAACTTACAAGCAGGCACTCAAGAGACAAATCTCAAGTGGGACCTACAATCCGGATCGACCGATAATCATTCCGGATCGCGAAGATGAACGCTATCGCAGTTGGACATCCGTTCCAATGCCTCAAGCGAACGCCGCGATTATCTACATCATGGATGTTTCCGGCTCGATGACGGATGAACAGAAAGAGCTAGTCCGCATCGAATCTTTTTGGATCGATACATGGCTACGCAGCCAGTACGAGGGAGTACAACGGCGATACGTTGTTCACGATGCAGTTGCTCATGAAGTTGATGAAGACACCTTTTACCGAGTGCGTGAGTCGGGTGGGACTCGGATTTCGTCGGCGTATGAAAAAGCTGTCTCAATTATTTCACGTGAGTTTCCGGCAGAAGAATGGAACATCTATATCTTTCAGTTTTCCGACGGGGACAACTGGGGAGAGGATAGTCAAGAGTCGACCCAATACTTGGTTGAGAACTTGTTACAGGTTTGTAACCTCTTCTGTTACGGTCAGGTTCGAAGTCCTTACGGAAGCGGTGAGTTCATTAAGGACCTGCGAAAACTCGAAGCTGACTTTGAGAATCTGGTCCTCAGCGAAATCGACAGCAAAGAAGGGATCTACGATTCCATTAAAACTTTTCTTGGCAAAGGTCGCTAA
- the floA gene encoding flotillin-like protein FloA (flotillin-like protein involved in membrane lipid rafts) — MVGIFLVVVLGLISIFLLGKYFNLWIRAFVTRAKIDPFTLVFMSLRKVNPNTIVDAKISAVQAGLTNIPTRSYEAHYLAGGNIQRVVRALIAAHRARIDLDWDTASAIDLAGRDVLEAVRTSVDPKVIDCPDPRHGRTTLDGVSKDGIQLKARARVTVRMNLSQLVGGATEETVIARVGEGIVSAIGSCDSHTQVLANPTLIAQTVLRKSLDSQTAYEIVSIDIADIDVGDNIGARLQGDQAEADVRVARARAEKRRAEAVAWEQEMQSKTQENRALVVLAEAEIPKAMAEAYLNGSLRAKNT, encoded by the coding sequence ATGGTTGGAATCTTCCTGGTTGTGGTTCTGGGGCTGATTTCAATCTTTCTGCTCGGCAAATATTTCAACCTTTGGATTCGTGCTTTTGTCACACGTGCAAAAATTGATCCGTTCACACTCGTGTTCATGTCACTGAGAAAGGTGAATCCAAATACGATTGTGGACGCAAAAATCAGTGCTGTCCAAGCAGGCCTTACAAACATCCCAACACGCTCTTACGAAGCTCATTACCTTGCCGGGGGGAACATTCAGCGTGTTGTTCGGGCTCTGATTGCTGCACACCGAGCACGCATCGATCTCGATTGGGATACAGCTTCCGCAATTGATCTTGCTGGCCGCGATGTTCTTGAAGCTGTCCGGACGAGTGTCGATCCGAAAGTGATTGACTGCCCGGATCCGCGCCACGGTCGCACAACTTTAGATGGTGTCTCAAAAGACGGAATCCAACTCAAAGCCCGTGCCCGCGTCACCGTACGAATGAATCTGAGCCAACTCGTCGGGGGTGCCACAGAAGAAACGGTCATTGCCCGTGTTGGGGAAGGGATCGTCTCTGCAATTGGATCATGCGACTCTCATACTCAAGTCCTTGCAAATCCAACTCTGATTGCCCAAACTGTACTTCGAAAAAGCTTGGATTCACAAACTGCATACGAGATTGTGTCCATTGACATTGCAGACATCGATGTTGGAGACAACATCGGAGCACGTCTTCAAGGAGATCAAGCTGAGGCGGATGTCCGTGTTGCACGGGCGAGAGCTGAAAAACGTCGTGCCGAAGCTGTCGCATGGGAACAGGAAATGCAGTCAAAAACTCAAGAGAACCGCGCACTGGTTGTTCTTGCTGAAGCAGAGATTCCGAAAGCAATGGCTGAGGCGTATCTGAATGGATCACTTAGAGCAAAAAATACATGA